GACGCCGTCGGTGAAGACCCGCACGCCGTACCAGGCGTGCAGCGGCGCGGCGATCCCCGCGAGAGTCGACGTCAGCGCGTCGAGCCGGTCGGCCCGCACCTTCACGCCGTTGTCGTCGGTGTAGACATCGGTGTCGAAGCCCGCGAGGGCACCCGACCAGTCGCCGGCGAGCCCCGGGCGCAGGGCGAGCGCCTCCGCGTTCCGGACGACGAGGGAGAGCAGGCCACCGGGGGCCAGCATCCGGGCCAGACCCGCGAGCAGCGCGTCCGGCTCGTCCGCGTACATGAGCACGCCGTGGCAGAGGACCACGTCGAAGCTGCCGGGCAGGAAGTGGACGCCGGTCTCGCGGCCGTCGCCCTCGATCATCCGGACCCGCTCGCGGATTCCGGCGGGCTCCGTCGCCAGCGACTCGCGCGCCGACTTCAGCAGCTCGGGATCGGCCTCCAGGCCGGTCACGGTGTGTCCGGCGCGGGCCAGGCGCAGCGCCTGTGTGCCCTGACCCATGCCCGCGTCGAGGATCCGCAGCCGCTGCCCCACGGGGTAGCGGGCGGATATCTGCTCGTCGAGCTGGCGGGCGATGATCTCCTGCCGGATGGTGTCGCGCAGCCCGCCGTGTCCGGCGGGCCAGTGCGCGACGGCGGGCAGCACGGCGCCGCCCGTCGCCGACGCGTCCACGCCGAAGGCACGTTCATCGAGCGCACCCCCGTCGGGCGCACGCTCATCCAGCGCACGCCCGTCGGGCGCGCCCTCGTCGAAAGCGTGCCCGCCGAGGCCCGAGCTGTCGGCGCTCAGGGCCGCTCTCCGCGCTTGACCTGCGGCTTCGGCAGCCGCAGGCGGCGCATCTGGAGCGTACGCATGAGGCCGTAGGCCACGGCGCCGCGCTTCGGCTCGTTCGGGAAGCGCTCGTTCAGCTGCTTCTTCAGCCGGAGCCAGATGCCGATCGAGTCGATCACGATCAGGATGATCACGCCGAGCCACAGCAGCAGTGAGATGTTCTGCAGGGCGCGGTTCGCGTTCCCGAAGAGCGACAGCACGAGGATCACCACGGCCATCGGCAGGAAGAACTCGGCGATCGCGAAGCGCGAGTCGACGAAGTCGCGCACGAACTTGCGCACCGGACCCTTGTCGCGGGCCGGCAGATAGCGCTCGTCACCGCTCGCCAGCGCCTCGCGCTGCCGGGCCAGGTCCGAGCGACGCGCCTCGCGCTGACGCTTGGCGGCCTCCTTGCGGTCGGTCGGCACCGTCGCGGCGCGCCGACGCTGGGTCTGCGCTTCGCTCCGCTTCGGTGTCGGGCGGCCCTTCGGGGCCTCGGGGTCGCGGGGCTGAGTGGTGGAAGGGTCCGCCGTCACCTTGTCGGTGGGGGCCTTCTCGTCCTTCGAACGGCTACGGAACACAAAACCCAAGGGTACGGGGTGGTGGGCATGGACCCCAGCCCGGGCGGGAACGATCCGCTAACGGACTGCGTCTACGGCGGTACGTACGCAGGACGCACGGGGTTTCCACGGGGCATCCCCGAGATCCATCTACACCCTGGGCGGGAGGGAGACCGCACGCAGTCGTCCTTGGGGAGGAGCGCATCCCGCTCCGAACAGTGCGGTAATAGAGACAGGGCCCGTACTGTGGACCTTGTTGGAGAGCTGGAGCCGAAGTCCGTCAGAAGGGGGCGCGCGAAGCCCATGAGCGGTGTCATGAAGCGTATGGGGATGATCTTCCGCGCGAAGGCGAACAAGGCCCTTGACCGGGCCGAGGATCCGCGCGAGACGCTCGATTACTCCTACCAGAAGCAGCTGGAGCTGCTGCAGAAGGTGCGGCGCGGTGTGGCCGACGTCGCCACCTCCCGCAAGCGGCTCGAACTCCAGCTGAACCAGTTGCAGGGCCAGTCCGCCAAGCTGGAGGACCAGGGCCGCAAGGCGCTGGCGCTCGGCCGCGAGGACCTGGCGCGCGAGGCGCTGTCCCGGCGGGCCGCGCTCCAGCAGCAGGTCAGCGACCTGGAGGTGCAGCACCAGACGCTGCAGGGCGAGGAGGAGAAGCTGACGCTCGCGGCGCAGCGCCTCCAGGCCAAGGTCGACGCCTTCCGCACGAAGAAGGAGACGATCAAGGCGACCTACACGGCCGCCCAGGCCCAGACCCGGATCGCCGAGTCGTTCTCCGGGATCTCGGAGGAGATGAGCGACGTCGGTCTCGCGATCCAGCGGGCCGAGGACAAGACCGCTCAGCTCCAGGCGCGCGCGGGCGCGATCGACGAGCTGCTCGCCTCGGGTGCCCTCGACGACCAGTCCGGGCTCGCCAAGGACGACATCCAGGCGGAGCTGGACCGGCTCTCGGGCGGTACGGACGTGGAGCTGGAGCTCCAGCGGATGAAGGCCGAGCTGGCCGGAGGCCCTTCGGCGCAGCAGCAGGCGCTCGAGGGCGGCGGCGAGGCCGCACCGCAGGACAGTACGCAGCAGCAGTCCCACCCGCGGTTCGAGAAGTAGGCCGAAGCCAGGCGACAGACAGGACGCGTCATGATCGTACGGATCATGGGGGAGGGCCAGTGGAAGCTGGCCGACAGCCACTTCGTCGAGCTGAACAGGCTGGACGACGAGCTGCTCGAAGAGATGGAGTCGGGGGACACCGAGGGCTTCCGCCGCACGCTGGGCGCCCTGCTGGACGCCGTCCGGCGGCTCGGTGAGCCGCTCCCGGACGCCGCTCTGGAGCCCTCGGAGCTGATCCTCCCGGCTCCGGAAGCGAGTCTCGAAGAGGTCCGCGAGATGCTCTCCGACGACGGCCTGATCCCGGGCTGACGCCCGCGAAGGACCTTCGGTGTCCCACCGCCCCCACCGGGGTGGTGGGACACCGTGTTTTCCGGGTCGGTGGGACACCGTGCGTTCCGGGTGGGGCACCGCACTTTTTCCCCCTCCCGCCGCTTTCCCCGTACCGTTCCTCGACGTGACCCCCACCGGCCCCGCCACCGGCACCCTCTACGCCCGCCTCCACGACTGGTTCCGCGCGCACCCGCTCGCCTTCGACGCGGTGATCGCGAGCGGCACACTGGTCTGCATGATCGCCGGGTCCTTCACCGACCCGCACGGGAGCCGGGAAGGGCCGACCTTCGGCGACCACCCGCCCGACGTGTGGAGCGTGCTGATCATGGTCGTCGGGGCCG
The sequence above is a segment of the Streptomyces sp. NBC_01255 genome. Coding sequences within it:
- a CDS encoding PspA/IM30 family protein, with product MSGVMKRMGMIFRAKANKALDRAEDPRETLDYSYQKQLELLQKVRRGVADVATSRKRLELQLNQLQGQSAKLEDQGRKALALGREDLAREALSRRAALQQQVSDLEVQHQTLQGEEEKLTLAAQRLQAKVDAFRTKKETIKATYTAAQAQTRIAESFSGISEEMSDVGLAIQRAEDKTAQLQARAGAIDELLASGALDDQSGLAKDDIQAELDRLSGGTDVELELQRMKAELAGGPSAQQQALEGGGEAAPQDSTQQQSHPRFEK
- a CDS encoding class I SAM-dependent methyltransferase, whose product is MLPAVAHWPAGHGGLRDTIRQEIIARQLDEQISARYPVGQRLRILDAGMGQGTQALRLARAGHTVTGLEADPELLKSARESLATEPAGIRERVRMIEGDGRETGVHFLPGSFDVVLCHGVLMYADEPDALLAGLARMLAPGGLLSLVVRNAEALALRPGLAGDWSGALAGFDTDVYTDDNGVKVRADRLDALTSTLAGIAAPLHAWYGVRVFTDGVPPETGLPAAEELDRLLAAEDRAGRTEPYRRIAALLHLCGVRG
- a CDS encoding DUF3043 domain-containing protein; this encodes MFRSRSKDEKAPTDKVTADPSTTQPRDPEAPKGRPTPKRSEAQTQRRRAATVPTDRKEAAKRQREARRSDLARQREALASGDERYLPARDKGPVRKFVRDFVDSRFAIAEFFLPMAVVILVLSLFGNANRALQNISLLLWLGVIILIVIDSIGIWLRLKKQLNERFPNEPKRGAVAYGLMRTLQMRRLRLPKPQVKRGERP
- the pspAA gene encoding PspA-associated protein PspAA; translation: MIVRIMGEGQWKLADSHFVELNRLDDELLEEMESGDTEGFRRTLGALLDAVRRLGEPLPDAALEPSELILPAPEASLEEVREMLSDDGLIPG